The genomic window TTCGCCGCGATGTCCACCAGATCCTTTTCGTTTTCGTTCGAGATGAGCTCCTCGAGTTCCTCGTTCTCCTGTGCGAGATTCATGAGGATCTCCCTCTTCATCTCAAGGAGCTTCTCCTTCATCTGCTCAAGAAAGGCTCTATCCACCAAGGGCCTCCTCCAGTCTTTTTGGCGCCTTAAAGTGCAGGAAAAACCCCAAAATGTCAAGTGGAGCGCGGGAGTTGACAGCACTAAGTGCTTGCTATATAGTAGGTTTAATTACAATTCCATCCAGAGGAGGCTCTGTGACCAAAGAAGATGCGATCGAAGTGGAGGGGATCGTCAGAGAGGCGTTGCCCAACACCATGTTTCGAGTGGAGCTCGAGAACGGACACCTGATTCTCGCCCATCTTTCGGGAAAGATGAGAAAGTATTTCATCCGAATCGTCCCCGGTGACAGGGTGAAAGTCGCCCTCTCACCTTATGACCTCACCCGCGGAAGGATCATCTACCGGGAACGCTGACGAAGGAACGCCACCACGGCTCCAGCCCCGCCCCATCTGCGGGGGGCCGTCTCTATCCTGCCGACGAAGGGACACGACTCGAGCGTCCTGTACACCACTTTTTTGAGGACCGGCTCCCTTTCGGAATGGAGGCCCTTCCCGTGCACGACGAGGAGCACCCTGTACCCCTTCCCCCGGGCCTCTACGAGGAAGTCCTTGAGCCGCCTCTCTGCCTCTTCCCTCGTGAAACCGTGCAAATCGAGGACGGCCTGAGGCGTGGAAGGACGGTTACTCGAACGGGAGCCGGAGGCTCGCCCTTCCCCACCTTCCTTCTCCTTCACTACACGCTCGTCGGGGAGATAACGATCGAGGTACCTGTGCAGGAGGTCGCCTCCCCGCTTCCTCTCACGCTCTTCCCATTCCCTGAGGATATCGCCGAACGATTCCGCCACGATCACCTCCCGATGTACCACTGCAGCGCATCCCGTCTCACCCAGCCGCTCGTTCCCATCCCCGTGTGGACACGGACATAGTCCTGATACCGGTAGTCGGTCCTCACCGCCGTACCCGCAGGACAGATCTGCAATCGACGCCCTTCCTCTTCGGGAACCGCCTGGAGAGGGGTCTCGGTCAGTACCACGGCCTGCGGCTCGCGCAAGACCACGGCCCGGTAAAAGACGTACCCTCCCGCCGCGATCGCAGCCGAGAGGGAGAGGAGCAGGGATATGAGGAGCACAGGAGCGCGCCACCGCATGTACGTGGCGAAGAGTAGACCCGACAGGGTGCATCCTGTCATCACGCCCAACCAGGGGATGCCGGGCGGAAACGCGGCGGGAAGCGCCGCCTGATATTGAAGGCCGATCTCCTCCTCCATACGAGAGAGGGCCTCCCGGAGGATGACGGCCATGGGCGCCTGCACGCATGCACGCCTCAGGTGATAGACGGCCCTCCCGTGCTCGCCGAGGGCATAGGCCGCCATGGCCGCGTCGTAGTGGATTCCCGGAGCCGGATCCGCTTCGGCCAGAGCCTCCTGGAAGGCCTCGTAGGCCTTGCCGTAGTCCTCTCGTGCGAGGAAGGCGAGCCCCTCCTGGAGTTTCTGCTCCGGAAGCGGGACATCGGGGGGGACGAGGAGTATCCACAGCAGGAGTCCAGCCCATAAGACGGTGCACACGGCCAGGGCGTACCCTCCGAGCCGCTTCCATGGAACGAGGAGGGAGAGCAGGGCCAAGCCCATGGGG from Spirochaeta thermophila DSM 6192 includes these protein-coding regions:
- the infA gene encoding translation initiation factor IF-1, translating into MTKEDAIEVEGIVREALPNTMFRVELENGHLILAHLSGKMRKYFIRIVPGDRVKVALSPYDLTRGRIIYRER
- a CDS encoding Smr/MutS family protein, whose protein sequence is MAESFGDILREWEERERKRGGDLLHRYLDRYLPDERVVKEKEGGEGRASGSRSSNRPSTPQAVLDLHGFTREEAERRLKDFLVEARGKGYRVLLVVHGKGLHSEREPVLKKVVYRTLESCPFVGRIETAPRRWGGAGAVVAFLRQRSR